One genomic segment of Hordeum vulgare subsp. vulgare chromosome 2H, MorexV3_pseudomolecules_assembly, whole genome shotgun sequence includes these proteins:
- the LOC123428539 gene encoding DDB1- and CUL4-associated factor homolog 1: MEPEQPAADPAAAAEPEDDDNENEEEEEETEPADPEQEAAEDALLDRAQAIISRIVEQETNPNPRLIHTLATIAEEQEARHLQECASDPSFSNTNTRGSHTIGKLASLIRENDDFYDLVFCKFLSDTSYPLPVRCASARLLLSIQDAFSPQFPHAFEDGTLENIKSWIKEDGEASAGCDWKHLRSGKKPTDTEMLRTYAIGLLSMALYGGGRLVEDVLNMGVSAKLMRFLRIRVFGDATSSEKDANPPLDTKHPRGRDENRGKVRLLQDSSVLDLTRAGDAISTDPTLEKQFDRDVGMRQAHGEQGMDDTVYLQRDDADSTLDPSDAKSADGEKYPAGESLRDELLKRKFSRTGSRLRGKIKPGESLPESERTPLSPAGLRMGSRASKDKNATKVEDPKKATDLNNNSAAPESDILIISKEEYEDRFRDCIIGLKDITEIVLKAVRAAEAEARSANAPEEAVKAAGDAAAELVKSAALEVWKSENSGDAVVLAAEKAADTVVDAAMSTSVSRSSDQVNEEHVVEEAVKISEDQDLEDFVIVDQEQLLLLREKYSILCLQYLGEYVEALGPVLHEKGVDVCLALLQRGIKDQERCGHVSLLHEILRLICALAAHRKFAALFVDRGGIQKILSVPKITQTYGALSACLFTFGSLQSTMERVCALSADILNNVVELALQLLECPQDAARKNAAIFFAAAFVFKAVLDSFDAQDGMQKLLNILQVAASVRSGGNSGALGSSNANQGNDRSPAEVLTQSEKQVAYHSCVALRQYFRAHLLQLVDSIRPSKSIRSIARNTSSARAGYKPFDIGNEAMDAIFRQVQRDRKLGPALVRARWPVMDKFLASSGHIILLELCQSLPTDRYLHDLAQYAFGVLHIITLMPHSRKLMVHATLTNNRIGMAVILDIANSVVGYVDPEVICPALNVLVNLVCPPPSISNKPSSAVNQQPAGSYSESRDRNAEKSTSERNVAANQSESRERYGDGTPVVSSGVVGDKRISLGVGAGGPGLAAQLEQAYRQAREVVRANNGIKILLQLLGTRMVTHPMAIDPIRALACRVLLGLARDDAIAHILTKLQVGKKLSELIRDTSTQSSGGDNARWLNELTQVAIELIAVLTNSGKETTLATDAAAPALKRIERAGIAAATPVSYHSRELMQLIHEHLLGSGLAATAAMLQKEADLAPLPSTAAVLPVHQSAALEPSSVQVQQQWPSGRVQGFLSDKTMIAADQAGQRSDSIVPSSKKKALVFSSSFSKRNQPFVSFSGNRASNSLKSPVPAGNVDSMTCSASAANTGDAEIPHRTPMPLPLKRKLVDTDFSSASTAKRPAMMDQASQSPVFQTPAPTRRGLSVAVDSPTAAFHPGRTNFNNISTENFEDSQCTPGVVTCTPHLGANDQQTGNLERMTLDSLVVQYLKHQHRQCPAPITTLPPVSLLHPHVCPEPSRSICAPANVTARMGSREISREFSGIQVPRRDRQFIYSRFKPCRVCRDEASLLTCMTFIGDASRVAAGNHSGELRVFDSNLANLIETHTCHQNLVTMVDSTSVGGTELILSSSTDEVKLFDAFSLHSGPLHTFDGCKAAKFNHSGTLFAGLSTNGNHRAVLLYDVQTHNVDMELPDNSSLPGSGRGVQPIIHFSPSDEMLLWNGVLWDRRSPTPIHQFDQFTDYCGGGFHPAGNEVILNSEVWDLRKFKLLRSVPSLDQTVIKFNGSGDVIYAILRRNLEDVTSSINTRRVRHPLFPAFRTIDAVTYADIATVQIDRGVLDLAVEPNDSLLGVVAMDDPDEMFSSARIFEVGRKRPTDDDSDPEDGGDTEDDDDDDDDSDVDVLLGTDLGLGDTDSEDDPSNSSGDDDGGDDEDEDMDSGDENDDDDEEGDFDVGGDLLDFIGAGEGDESDMIESFSSGEEEGWLM, translated from the exons ATGGAGCCCGAGCAGCCGGCGGccgaccccgccgccgccgccgagccggaggacgacgacaacgagaacgaggaggaggaggaggagacggagccGGCCGACCCGGagcaggaggcggcggaggacgcGCTCCTCGACCGCGCGCAGGCCATCATCTCCCGCATAGTCGAGCAGGAGACCAACCCCAACCCGCGCCTCATCCACACCCTCGCCACCATCGCAGAGGAACAGGAGGCCAG ACACCTGCAGGAATGTGCCAGTGATCCGTCCTTCAGTAACACAAACACAAGGGGCTCCCATACCATAGGCAAGCTGGCGAGTTTGATCAGG GAGAACGATGATTTCTATGACCTAGTGTTTTGCAAGTTCTTGTCAGATACATCGTACCCTTTGCCAGTACGCTGTGCTTCTGCTAGGCTGCTCCTAAGCATCCAGGATGCATTTTCG CCTCAGTTTCCTCATGCTTTTGAAGATGGCACCCTAGAAAATATAAAATCATGGATAAAGGAAGATGGTGAAGCATCAGCTGGATGTGATTGGAAGCATCTACGAAGTGGTAAAAAACCCACAGATACTGAGATGCTGAGAACATATGCTATTGGGTTGCTCTCGATGGCGTTGTATGG TGGTGGCCGTTTGGTAGAAGATGTCTTGAACATGGGAGTATCAGCCAAGCTCATGCGTTTTCTGCGAATACGAGTCTTTGGTGATGCCACATCTTCAGAGAAAGATGCCAATCCTCCACTAGATACCAAGCATCCTCGGGGTAGAGATGAGAATAGGGGCAAAGTACGGCTGCTTCAAGACAGTTCTGTACTGGATCTAACAAGGGCTGGAGATGCAATATCGACTGATCCAACTTTGGAAAAACAGTTTGATCGTGATGTTGGGATGAGGCAAGCACACGGTGAACAGGGGATGGATGACACTGTTTACCTACAACGTGATGATGCTGATTCTACATTGGATCCTTCTGATGCAAAGTCAGCCGATGGGGAAAAGTATCCTGCAGGTGAAAGCCTGAGAGATGAACTCTTGAAGAGAAAGTTCAGCCGTACAGGATCTCGACTAAGAGGGAAGATCAAACCAGGTGAATCCTTGCCTGAAAGCGAACGGACACCCTTATCGCCTGCAGGATTGAGAATGGGAAGTCGGGCTAGCAAAGACAAGAATGCGACTAAGGTCGAGGACCCAAAGAAAGCAACCGATTTGAACAATAACTCTGCAGCCCCCGAGTCTGATATCCTTATTATTTCTAAAGAAGAGTATGAGGACCGGTTCAGGGATTGCATTATCGGCTTGAAGGATATAACTGAAATTGTTTTGAAGGCAGTGAGAGCTGCAGAAGCGGAAGCCAGATCAGCGAATGCTCCTGAGGAAGCTGTGAAAGCAGCAGGTGATGCTGCCGCTGAGCTTGTGAAATCTGCTGCTTTAGAG GTCTGGAAGAGTGAAAATAGTGGTGATGCCGTTGTATTAGCTGCTGAGAAAGCTGCAGATACTGTAGTCGATGCTGCCATGTCCACTAGTGTCTCAAG AAGCTCTGACCAGGTTAATGAGGAGCATGTTGTTGAAGAAGCTGTGAAAATCAGTGAGGACCAGGATCTGGAAGATTTTGTTATCGTTGACCAGGAGCAGCTCTTGCTACTTAGGGAAAAATATAGCATTTTGTGCTTACAGTATCTGGGAGAGTACGTTGAAGCTTTGGGTCCTGTTCTTCATGAAAAGGGTGTTGATGTTTGCCTCGCATTGCTGCAACGGGGAATCAAAGACCAGGAGAGATGTGGCCACGTTTCACTACTTCATGAAATTCTTAGATTAATTTGTGCCCTGGCCGCGCACCGGAAATTTGCTGCGCTATTTGTTGACCGGGGTGGTATTCAGAAGATCCTCTCTGTCCCTAAGATTACTCAGACATATGGTGCTCTTTCTGCGTGCTTATTTACTTTTGGTTCCCTCCAG TCTACCATGGAACGTGTGTGTGCGCTTTCAGCTGACATACTCAACAATGTGGTTGAACTAGCGCTGCAACTCTTGGAATGCCCACAGGATGCAGCAAGAAAAAATGCAGCCATATTCTTTGCTGCCGCATTTGTGTTCAAAGCTGTTCTGGATTCATTTGATGCACAGGATGGGATGCAAAAACTTCTGAATATATTACAAGTTGCTGCATCTGTAAGGTCGGGTGGTAACTCTGGAGCATTAGGATCCTCCAACGCGAATCAAGGGAATGACCGATCACCTGCTGAAGTTCTTACTCAATCAGAAAAGCAGGTCGCGTATCATTCATGTGTTGCACTACGGCAATACTTTAGAGCTCATCTCCTTCAGCTTGTTGATTCCATCCGGCCAAGCAAGAGTATACGTAGTATTGCTCGGAATACTTCCAGTGCAAGAGCTGGTTACAAACCTTTTGACATCGGCAACGAGGCTATGGATGCTATTTTTCGTCAGGTCCAGCGGGACAGAAAGTTAGGACCTGCTCTCGTAAGAGCTCGCTGGCCCGTGATGGATAAATTCTTGGCCTCTAGTGGTCATATTATCCTGCTAGAGTTATGCCAG AGTCTACCTACTGATCGGTATCTTCATGACTTGGCTCAGTATGCATTTGGAGTTCTTCACATCATAACTCTTATGCCACACAGCCGCAAATTGATGGTGCATGCTACATTAACTAACAACCGTATTGGTATGGCTGTTATACTAGATATAGCAAACAGTGTTGTTGGCTATGTTGATCCTGAG GTGATTTGTCCAGCATTGAATGTGCTTGTCAATCTTGTATGCCCCCCTCCATCGATCAGCAACAAGCCGTCCTCAGCTGTCAATCAGCAACCTGCAGGAAGTTATTCAGAGAGCAGAGACAGGAATGCCGAAAAAAGCACTTCAGAAAGAAATGTTGCAGCGAACCAAAGTGAATCTCGGGAACGATATGGTGATGGCACACCTGTTGTGTCATCTGGAGTTGTTGGTGACAAGAGAATATCGCTAGGCGTAGGAGCAGGGGGTCCTGGTCTTGCTGCTCAATTGGAACAAGCTTATCGCCAAGCTCGAGAAGTAGTCAGAGCCAATAACGGTATAAAGATTCTTTTGCAGCTTCTTGGCACTCGGATGGTTACGCATCCTATGGCTATTGATCCTATTCGAGCCCTTGCCTGTCGTGTACTGCTTGGCTTGGCTAGAGACGATGCAATTGCACATATACTGACGAAGCTCCAG GTAGGGAAGAAATTATCAGAACTGATTCGTGATACCAGTACCCAGTCATCTGGAGGTGATAATGCAAGATGGCTAAATGAACTGACCCAAGTGGCAATTGAGCTCATCGCG GTCTTGACTAATTCTGGTAAAGAAACAACCTTAGCAACTGATGCTGCTGCTCCAGCGTTGAAGCGCATTGAGCGAGCTGGCATAGCGGCTGCTACTCCCGTCTCTTACCATTCCAG GGAACTGATGCAACTGATACATGAACATCTCCTTGGATCTGGTTTGGCTGCTACTGCTGCCATGTTGCAGAAGGAGGCTGACCTTGCACCTTTGCCATCAACTGCTGCAGTGCTACCTGTCCACCAGTCTGCTGCCCTGGAACCATCATCTGTTCAAGTGCAACAACAGTGGCCTTCTGGCCGTGTTCAGGGATTTCTGTCCGACAAAACAATGATTGCtgcagatcaagctggccaacgaTCAGATTCTATTGTGCCTTCGTCTAAGAAAAAGGCACTGGTATTCTCATCCAGTTTCTCTAAACGAAATCAACCCTTTGTTTCGTTTTCTGGTAATAGAGCAAGCAATAGCCTGAAAAGTCCTGTACCTGCCGGAAATGTGGACAGTATGACTTGCTCTGCCTCTGCTGCCAATACTGGAGATGCCGAGATACCGCATAGAACACCAATGCCCTTGCCACTTAAGAGGAAGCTTGTTGATACGGACTTCAGTTCTGCATCAACAGCAAAGCGCCCTGCAATGATGGATCAAGCATCCCAATCTCCTGTGTTCCAAACTCCTGCTCCTACTCGCAGAGGCCTCTCTGTAGCAGTGGATTCTCCTACTGCCGCATTTCATCCAGGAAGGACAAACTTCAACAACATTTCCACTGAGAACTTCGAAGATTCTCAATGCACACCTGGAGTGGTAACATGCACACCACATCTTGGTGCAAATGATCAACAAACAGGAAATTTGGAGCGCATGACGCTCGACTCATTGGTTGTACAGTATTTGAAACATCAACACCGCCAATGTCCTGCTCCAATAACAACTTTGCCACCAGTCTCTCTGCTGCACCCTCATGTTTGCCCTGAGCCTAGCCGCAGCATTTGTGCGCCAGCAAATGTAACTGCTCGTATGGGAAGCCGTGAGATAAGCAGGGAGTTTAGCGGGATCCAAGTGCCCCGCAGGGACCGACAATTTATATACAGCAGGTTCAAGCCATGCCGTGTTTGCCGTGATGAGGCCTCGCTGTTGACTTGCATGACTTTTATTGGAGATGCATCACGGGTGGCGGCCGGGAACCATAGTGGTGAATTAAGAGTATTTGACAGCAACCTTGCAAATCTCATAGAGACACACACGTGTCACCAAAATCTTGTTACTATGGTGGATTCAACATCTGTTGGTGGAACTGAGCTGATTCTCTCGTCTAGCACAGATGAGGTTAAGCTCTTTGATGCTTTCTCACTGCATTCAGGGCCCTTGCACACATTTGATGGCTGCAAAGCTGCCAAGTTTAACCATTCTGGGACTTTATTTGCCGGCCTTTCTACCAATGGAAATCACCGTGCAGTTCTATTATATGATGTCCAGACGCATAATGTTGATATGGAGCTTCCTGATAACTCCAGCCTGCCAGGTTCAGGCCGGGGTGTACAACCCATTATACATTTCAGTCCTTCAGATGAGATGTTGCTGTGGAATGGGGTCCTGTGGGATAGACGAAGTCCCACCCCTATCCATCAGTTTGACCAGTTCACGGACTATTGTGGTGGTGGCTTTCATCCAGCTGGAAACGAG GTGATCCTAAATTCAGAGGTGTGGGATCTGAGAAAGTTTAAGCTTCTGAGGAGTGTCCCTTCCCTGGACCAGACAGTAATTAAATTCAATGGAAGTGGTGATGTTATCTATGCCATCCTCAGGCGCAACCTTGAGGATGTAACATCATCCATCAATACCCGCAGGGTCAGACATCCGCTGTTCCCTGCATTCCGCACGATCGATGCTGTCACTTACGCAGACATTGCAACTGTCCAAATAGACCGTGGCGTCCTTGATCTTGCTGTCGAGCCCAATGATTCCCTTCTCGGAGTTGTTGCCATGGACGACCCAGATGAGATGTTCTCCTCTGCTCGCATATTTGAAGTTGGCAGGAAACGACCAACCGACGACGACTCAGATCCAGAGGACGGAGGGGACacggaggatgacgacgacgatgacgacgactcgGACGTTGATGTCCTCCTTGGGACTGATTTAGGGCTCGGGGACACGGATTCTGAGGATGAtccaagtaacagcagtggcgatgatgatggtggtgacgatgaggatgaggatatgGACAGTGGGGATGaaaacgatgacgatgatgaggaaGGTGACTTTGATGTGGGAGGGGATTTGCTGGACTTCATCGGTGCGGGTGAGGGTGATGAGAGTGACATGATTGAGTCCTTTAGCAGCGGCGAGGAAGAAGGGTGGCTCATGTGA